The Thalassophryne amazonica chromosome 13, fThaAma1.1, whole genome shotgun sequence genome window below encodes:
- the pcgf6 gene encoding polycomb group RING finger protein 6 isoform X2 encodes MSSPPYGRRSHDGSASNSGSDAEHELPLNQLYPYICCALCCGFFIDATTITECLHTFCKSCIVKHFFCSNRCPTCSIVVHQTQPLYNIRPDRQLQDIVYKMVPFLEEMEREQMCKFYRERGLEVPKAVTTSHPGRAVFKRQKKDNIPQSVFTIPPELDVSLLLEFVGAEEGINNYKPLERRYVRVSGEATIRHVELFIRRKMELSPTCQVDVVCGDHLLENYQLLKDVQKSVGREALQDGLLVLHFGLVLPHHS; translated from the exons CTCCCTCTCAATCAGTTATATCCTTATATCTGTTGTGCTCTCTGCTGCGGCTTCTTCATCGACGCCACCACCATCACTGAGTGCCTGCACACAT TTTGCAAAAGCTGCATTGTGAAGCACTTCTTCTGCAGCAACAGGTGCCCCACATGCAGCATTGTGGTTCACCAGACACAACCACTATACAACATCAG GCCTGACAGACAGCTGCAGGATATTGTTTACAAAATGGTTCCATTCCTTGAAGAGA TGGAAAGAGAACAAATGTGTAAATTCTACAGAGAGAGGGGCCTGGAGGTACCAAAAGCAG TGACTACCTCCCATCCAGGCCGTGCTGTGTTTAAGAGGCAGAAGAAGGATAACATTCCCCAGTCTGTGTTCACCATTCCCCCTGAGCTGGATGTGTCTCTGCTGCTGGAGTTTGTCGG GGCTGAAGAAGGCATTAACAACTACAAG CCGTTAGAGAGGCGTTATGTTCGTGTGTCTGGTGAGGCCACCATTCGCCATGTGGAGTTGTTCATCAGGAGGAAGATGGAGCTTAGCCCAACCTGCCAG GTCGATGTGGTTTGTGGAGATCACCTCCTCGAAAACTACCAGCTACTCAAAGATGTACAGAAATCTGTGGGAAGAGAGGCTCTACAG GATGGTTTGCTGGTTCTGCACTTTGGCTTGGTCCTGCCACATCATTCTTGA
- the pcgf6 gene encoding polycomb group RING finger protein 6 isoform X1, with protein MSSPPYGRRSHDGSASNSGSDAEHEPRLPLNQLYPYICCALCCGFFIDATTITECLHTFCKSCIVKHFFCSNRCPTCSIVVHQTQPLYNIRPDRQLQDIVYKMVPFLEEMEREQMCKFYRERGLEVPKAVTTSHPGRAVFKRQKKDNIPQSVFTIPPELDVSLLLEFVGAEEGINNYKPLERRYVRVSGEATIRHVELFIRRKMELSPTCQVDVVCGDHLLENYQLLKDVQKSVGREALQDGLLVLHFGLVLPHHS; from the exons CCAAGGCTCCCTCTCAATCAGTTATATCCTTATATCTGTTGTGCTCTCTGCTGCGGCTTCTTCATCGACGCCACCACCATCACTGAGTGCCTGCACACAT TTTGCAAAAGCTGCATTGTGAAGCACTTCTTCTGCAGCAACAGGTGCCCCACATGCAGCATTGTGGTTCACCAGACACAACCACTATACAACATCAG GCCTGACAGACAGCTGCAGGATATTGTTTACAAAATGGTTCCATTCCTTGAAGAGA TGGAAAGAGAACAAATGTGTAAATTCTACAGAGAGAGGGGCCTGGAGGTACCAAAAGCAG TGACTACCTCCCATCCAGGCCGTGCTGTGTTTAAGAGGCAGAAGAAGGATAACATTCCCCAGTCTGTGTTCACCATTCCCCCTGAGCTGGATGTGTCTCTGCTGCTGGAGTTTGTCGG GGCTGAAGAAGGCATTAACAACTACAAG CCGTTAGAGAGGCGTTATGTTCGTGTGTCTGGTGAGGCCACCATTCGCCATGTGGAGTTGTTCATCAGGAGGAAGATGGAGCTTAGCCCAACCTGCCAG GTCGATGTGGTTTGTGGAGATCACCTCCTCGAAAACTACCAGCTACTCAAAGATGTACAGAAATCTGTGGGAAGAGAGGCTCTACAG GATGGTTTGCTGGTTCTGCACTTTGGCTTGGTCCTGCCACATCATTCTTGA